The following proteins are encoded in a genomic region of Nicotiana sylvestris chromosome 4, ASM39365v2, whole genome shotgun sequence:
- the LOC138890106 gene encoding uncharacterized protein yields MVDGGPSVDVFPLSTLQSMKINTDRIRPNNVHIWAFDGSTRDTIGEINLTMTIRPVDFEIVFQVVDMVTSYNFLLGRPWIHTARAVPSTLHQMLKFEHDRQEIIVHWEDESSIYKDPLIPYIEAKEGCESIVYQAFEVVVVDHVEEGNPILHPRLSATSVMVPAVMLRQGFRPTQADKNKAKHRKKHGWVLQQPIPYIFYTFVKPRLQEGQNSSVHANIDEICHGLNQMFSKVNMIQAGEGTNHADMQLIDPDTMLTNWEATPLLTRKESWVVIQTSQIHAPDLKKLSNIEIMHQEVDYDEDEVVEEIKRELEQFENKPKLNLNETEPINIGSHEEGRETKISIHTEQKTRDTLIQLLFEYRDVFAWSYDDMRGLSVDLVVHKLPTYPDFPPVQQKQQKFKIDVSDKIKEEIMKQLSANVVRAV; encoded by the exons ATGGTTGATGGAGGGCCAAGTGTAGATGTATTCCCTCTCTCTACCTTGCAAAGCATGAAGATCAATACAGatagaatccgacccaacaatgttcACATCTGGGCCTTTGATGGCTCAACAAGAGATACCATTGGGGAGATCAACCTCACCATGACGATTAGGCCGGTTGACTTTGAGATTGTCTTCCAAGTAGTGGACATGGTCACTTCTTATAATTTtcttcttggaaggccatggatccataCGGCCCGAGCTGTGCcgtccaccttgcatcagatgctCAAATTCGAACATGACAGACAAGAAATTATTGTTCACTGGGAAGACGAGTCTTCCATTTATAAAGACCCGTTAATCCCCTATATTGAGGCCAAGGAAGGGTGTGAGTCCATTGTCTATCAGGCTTTTGAAGTGGTTGTTGTGGACCATGTTGAGGAAGGAAACCCCATTCTGCATCCTCGTCTTTCCGCCACATCTGTAATGGTGCCTGCAGTTATGTTGAGACAAG GCTTTAGGCCAACACAAGCAGACAAAAACAAAGCCAAGCACCGCAAAAAGCATGGATGGGTCTTACAACAACCTATCCCTTACattttctacacttttgtcaAGCCACGACTCCAAGAGGGTCAAAATTCCTCGGTGCATGCAAACATTGATGAAATTTGCCATGGCCTCAACCAAATGTTTTCTAAAGTGAATATGATCCAGGCTGGTGAAGGCACTAATCATGCCGATATGCAACTAATTGACCCAGACACCATGCTCACCAACTGGGAAGCAACTCCTCTCCTCacaaggaaggagtcttg ggttgtaatccaaacatCTCA AATTCACGCGCCAGATCTTAAAAAGCTGTCTAATATAGAAATAATGCATCAAGAGGTTGactatgatgaagatgaggttgttgaggaaataaaaagagagttggaacaatttgaaaacaagcctaagcTTAACCTCAATGAAACTGAGCCGATTAATATCGGAAGTCATGAAGAAGGCAGAGAAAcaaagataagcattcacactgaaCAAAAAACCAGAGATACCTTgattcaacttttatttgaatacagagatgtgtttgcttggtcttacGATGATATGCGGGGTTtaagtgttgatctagtggttcataagcttcctacatatcctgattttccaccagtccaacaaaagcaacaaaaatttaaaatagacgtgagtgacaaaatcaaagaggaaataaTGAAGCAACTAAGCGCCAATGTGGTCAGAGCTGTCTGA